A section of the Campylobacter anatolicus genome encodes:
- a CDS encoding RDD family protein yields the protein MSRQKAVIAPIYSRFKAFIIDMFVIFMPILYIVTYVVLGSKEEFQHNQGAILICNVLFGLILSLFFTLLAQSPGYKAQKIYLVNLKTGRKVGFFMAVLRYICFVLAGFSTIGIVLCFFRKDKLNLHDILTQTAAVSRKI from the coding sequence TTGTCAAGACAAAAAGCAGTCATAGCACCGATATACTCGCGTTTTAAAGCCTTTATTATTGATATGTTTGTCATCTTTATGCCTATTTTATACATTGTGACTTATGTGGTTTTAGGCAGTAAAGAAGAGTTTCAACATAATCAAGGTGCGATCCTTATTTGCAATGTACTTTTTGGACTTATTTTGTCGCTATTTTTTACGCTTTTAGCTCAAAGCCCTGGGTATAAAGCACAGAAAATTTATCTAGTTAACTTAAAAACGGGGCGTAAAGTTGGCTTTTTTATGGCAGTTTTACGCTATATCTGCTTTGTTTTAGCTGGTTTTAGCACAATTGGTATAGTTTTGTGTTTCTTTCGCAAGGATAAGCTAAATCTGCACGACATACTCACACAAACTGCTGCTGTGAGTAGAAAAATATAA
- a CDS encoding DctP family TRAP transporter solute-binding subunit, with amino-acid sequence MKKVLISTLLSCAVAISAFGANKVYTVKFAHVVAASAPKGKAADFFAKRVEELSDGAIKVQVFPSAQLVDDDRVFGGLKLNNIQMAAPSFSKFTPIVPQFQLFDLPFIFKNDDHLHRVQDGEVGKTLKDLITKKGFVALDYWDAGFKHFSSSKKPIIVPEDAKGQKFRIQSSKVLEEQTKAIGGNPQILPFSEVYSALQQGVVDATENPLSNFYNTKFHEVQSSLTLSNHGYLGYLVVVSDKFWKSLPDDLKTKFTQALSEATEYERAETAKEDKHIIELLKNYANDTKKLEIYELDDAKRAQWSDTMKAIYPKFYDVIGKDLIEKTINAK; translated from the coding sequence ATGAAAAAGGTTTTAATATCTACATTATTAAGTTGTGCTGTTGCCATTAGTGCATTTGGTGCAAATAAAGTTTATACTGTCAAATTTGCTCACGTTGTTGCAGCATCTGCACCAAAGGGCAAAGCAGCAGACTTCTTTGCTAAACGCGTTGAAGAACTAAGCGATGGTGCAATAAAGGTGCAAGTTTTCCCATCAGCTCAATTAGTTGATGATGATCGTGTTTTTGGTGGTTTAAAGCTAAATAACATTCAAATGGCGGCTCCAAGTTTTTCTAAATTTACACCTATTGTTCCTCAGTTTCAGCTATTTGATCTACCGTTTATCTTTAAAAATGATGACCACCTACACAGAGTCCAAGATGGCGAGGTAGGCAAGACGCTTAAAGATTTGATAACAAAAAAAGGCTTTGTTGCACTTGATTATTGGGATGCAGGATTTAAACATTTTAGCTCAAGCAAAAAGCCGATCATAGTTCCTGAAGATGCAAAGGGACAAAAGTTTAGAATCCAAAGCTCAAAAGTGCTTGAAGAGCAGACTAAAGCGATTGGTGGCAATCCGCAAATTTTACCATTTTCTGAGGTCTATTCAGCACTTCAACAAGGTGTTGTAGATGCTACTGAAAATCCGCTTTCAAATTTTTATAACACTAAATTCCATGAAGTTCAAAGCTCGCTTACACTTTCAAATCACGGATATTTGGGCTATTTAGTTGTGGTGAGTGATAAGTTCTGGAAGAGTTTGCCAGATGATTTAAAGACTAAATTTACTCAGGCTTTAAGTGAGGCAACAGAATACGAAAGAGCTGAGACAGCAAAAGAGGATAAGCATATCATCGAGCTTTTGAAAAATTATGCAAATGATACTAAAAAGCTTGAGATATATGAGCTTGATGATGCAAAAAGAGCTCAATGGTCTGATACTATGAAGGCAATCTATCCTAAATTTTATGATGTTATCGGTAAAGATCTGATAGAAAAAACTATCAACGCGAAGTGA
- the secG gene encoding preprotein translocase subunit SecG — translation MSLFFLILQFILAAVITVAVLLQKSSSIGLGAYSGSNESLFGAKGPAGFLAKFTFSIGVLFIINTLILGYTYNTDMKRSIVDSIDTKALMSIDVNKSVPSVPSVPTTPATPAQ, via the coding sequence GTGAGTTTATTTTTTTTAATCTTACAATTCATTCTAGCAGCCGTCATTACCGTTGCAGTATTGCTTCAAAAAAGCTCATCTATCGGTCTTGGTGCATATAGCGGCAGTAACGAGAGTCTTTTTGGTGCGAAGGGTCCTGCTGGATTTTTAGCTAAATTTACATTTAGTATTGGTGTGCTTTTTATCATAAATACTCTAATACTTGGATACACATACAACACAGATATGAAAAGGTCGATAGTTGATAGTATAGACACTAAAGCTTTAATGAGTATTGATGTTAATAAATCAGTCCCATCTGTGCCATCGGTCCCAACTACTCCAGCAACACCAGCTCAATAA
- a CDS encoding MalY/PatB family protein, with translation MYNFDEIVDRAGTFSSKWNTQKDELPMWVADMDFKAAPEILDTLKERLDKGTFGYSHIPDEWAEAISIWWQTRHNVKFKTEWAVFCTGVIPAISSAIRKFSKVGDKILVQSPVYHVFYRAITNNDRQIVQNELLYDGDAYSIDFNNLEQKLSDPLTKMMILCNPHNPIGKIWSKDELKRIGELCLKHNVLVVSDEIHCDITDPCRHYTPFAGICDEFAQNSLTCISPTKAFNIAGLQSSAIIAPNDTLRRQIQQAVYADDIGEPNSFAIVAAVTAFTKGSAWLDEMNAYVSENKRIVDKFIKDESLPVHLVRCEATYLLWLDCSAFCDDATQFTKFLREKTGLWLNDGNIYRSDRAFVRMNIATQRSRLLEGLKRLKNGINLYKLAK, from the coding sequence ATGTATAACTTTGATGAGATAGTTGATAGAGCCGGGACATTTTCGTCCAAATGGAATACTCAAAAAGATGAGCTACCTATGTGGGTGGCAGATATGGATTTTAAGGCTGCACCCGAAATATTAGATACACTAAAAGAGCGGTTAGACAAAGGAACATTTGGCTACTCGCATATACCAGATGAGTGGGCAGAGGCGATTAGTATTTGGTGGCAGACTCGTCATAATGTCAAGTTTAAGACAGAGTGGGCGGTGTTTTGTACTGGTGTGATACCAGCTATATCAAGTGCGATACGTAAATTTAGTAAAGTTGGTGATAAAATTTTAGTCCAAAGCCCAGTTTATCATGTCTTTTATCGTGCTATTACAAATAACGATAGGCAGATCGTGCAAAATGAGCTACTTTACGATGGTGACGCCTATAGCATTGATTTTAATAACCTTGAGCAAAAACTATCAGATCCACTCACAAAGATGATGATACTTTGCAATCCTCACAATCCTATCGGTAAAATTTGGAGTAAAGATGAGCTAAAGCGTATAGGTGAGCTTTGCTTAAAGCATAATGTTTTAGTGGTTTCAGACGAAATTCATTGTGATATCACAGATCCTTGTAGGCATTACACGCCGTTTGCTGGCATTTGCGATGAATTCGCACAAAATAGCCTCACTTGTATCTCGCCGACAAAGGCATTTAACATTGCTGGACTTCAAAGCTCGGCCATAATCGCACCAAACGATACATTAAGACGTCAGATCCAACAAGCGGTATATGCTGATGATATAGGTGAGCCAAACTCATTTGCGATCGTGGCGGCAGTTACTGCATTCACTAAAGGTAGTGCGTGGCTTGATGAGATGAATGCGTATGTTAGTGAAAACAAACGTATCGTTGATAAATTTATAAAAGATGAGAGTTTGCCTGTGCATTTAGTGCGATGTGAAGCAACATATCTTTTATGGCTTGACTGCTCAGCATTTTGTGATGATGCGACACAATTTACAAAATTTTTGCGTGAGAAGACTGGTCTTTGGCTAAATGATGGCAACATCTACCGAAGCGATCGTGCCTTTGTGCGTATGAATATTGCAACACAAAGATCAAGACTACTTGAAGGATTAAAAAGGCTAAAAAATGGTATAAATTTATATAAATTAGCAAAATAA
- the sodB gene encoding superoxide dismutase produces the protein MFKLRELPFDSKSNAVVSEQTCNYHYGKHHATYVNNLNNLVSGTKFENAGLYELLVGSEGGLYNNAAQVYNHDFYWDCIAKKSEASAELNAALQANFTNFKDEFIKAATTLFGSGWCWLVFDPDSKKLEIVQTSNAVTPVTNGKVPLLVVDVWEHAYYIDNFNARPKYLEIFYENINWEFVSSAYEWALKEGLGSVKFYINDLHKDSKCSLSCGCH, from the coding sequence ATGTTTAAACTAAGAGAACTTCCATTTGATTCAAAGTCAAATGCAGTAGTAAGTGAACAGACCTGTAACTATCACTATGGGAAGCATCATGCAACATATGTAAATAACCTAAATAATCTAGTCTCTGGCACTAAATTTGAAAATGCTGGACTTTACGAGCTTTTAGTCGGTAGCGAAGGTGGACTATACAACAACGCTGCACAGGTTTATAATCACGACTTTTATTGGGATTGTATCGCTAAGAAAAGCGAAGCAAGTGCCGAGCTAAACGCTGCACTACAAGCAAATTTCACAAATTTTAAAGACGAGTTTATCAAAGCTGCGACTACGTTATTTGGCTCAGGCTGGTGCTGGTTAGTTTTTGATCCAGATAGTAAAAAGCTAGAGATCGTGCAAACCTCAAATGCCGTTACGCCAGTAACAAATGGCAAAGTGCCACTTTTGGTCGTTGATGTTTGGGAACATGCATACTATATCGATAACTTCAATGCACGTCCAAAATACCTTGAGATATTTTACGAAAATATAAATTGGGAATTCGTAAGCTCCGCTTATGAGTGGGCATTAAAAGAGGGGCTTGGCTCGGTAAAATTTTATATAAATGATCTGCACAAAGATAGTAAATGCTCTTTGAGTTGCGGCTGTCATTAA
- a CDS encoding thiamine-phosphate pyrophosphorylase gives MSSDEGIYRVIDANLNRLKEGLRVVEDIKRYVFNDASLAYKIKSIRHKAKIPANQYLTCRDSINDVLKSSTKTEQNRSSLSDIIIANLKRAQESARVLEECFKLINLEYSELFKGIRYELYEIEKQI, from the coding sequence ATGAGTAGCGATGAAGGCATTTATCGTGTGATAGATGCAAATTTAAACAGACTTAAAGAAGGGTTAAGGGTCGTTGAAGACATTAAGCGTTATGTTTTTAACGATGCTTCCCTAGCCTACAAGATAAAGTCCATCCGCCATAAGGCAAAAATCCCTGCAAATCAATATTTAACCTGTCGAGATAGCATAAATGATGTGCTAAAATCAAGCACTAAAACTGAGCAAAATAGGTCTAGCTTAAGTGATATAATAATAGCAAATCTAAAACGAGCACAAGAGAGTGCGAGAGTACTTGAAGAGTGCTTTAAGCTTATAAATTTGGAGTATTCTGAGCTCTTTAAAGGCATAAGATATGAACTTTATGAGATAGAAAAGCAAATTTAA
- the nrfD gene encoding NrfD/PsrC family molybdoenzyme membrane anchor subunit, with the protein MEQTTWGWLIAIYLFLGGLGAGAFLCATLAYKGFFGKMSDQFYKFGFVLAPVAVIIGTVLLLFDLAPSAMISPVKLIQLYTRPTSMMSIGTYLLTFFIIVSLLVFLQVKKDNKLCDVMLTIGSLLAIGVMGYTGLLLYVVKAIPLWNSIWLPILFTISAISTGFSANAISLLNSGKTLTHKSHKFHTYLVLFEIVAIIMLFGLVGNEAAGMASISKIAMGSLAFCFWVGFVLFGLVLPLTSGAKSLFSSCCVASANGSVCVATDEIKGSVLSEVGVLVGGFCLRVFIVFGAFYIF; encoded by the coding sequence ATGGAGCAAACAACTTGGGGATGGCTTATCGCCATATATCTATTTTTAGGTGGTCTAGGTGCTGGAGCGTTTTTATGTGCAACTCTGGCTTATAAGGGATTTTTTGGCAAGATGAGCGATCAATTTTATAAATTTGGCTTTGTCTTAGCACCAGTTGCGGTCATCATAGGCACTGTGCTTTTGCTATTTGATCTAGCACCAAGTGCTATGATTAGTCCTGTTAAACTTATACAACTTTATACTCGTCCTACCTCTATGATGAGTATAGGTACGTATCTGTTGACGTTTTTCATAATCGTTAGTCTGCTTGTATTTTTGCAAGTTAAAAAAGATAATAAACTCTGCGATGTTATGCTTACGATCGGCTCACTTTTAGCTATTGGCGTGATGGGGTATACCGGACTTTTGCTATACGTGGTTAAGGCGATTCCGCTTTGGAATAGTATCTGGCTACCGATATTATTTACTATTTCAGCGATTTCAACAGGCTTTAGTGCAAATGCTATCTCTCTTTTAAATAGTGGTAAAACTTTGACACATAAAAGCCATAAATTTCACACTTATCTTGTGCTATTTGAGATAGTCGCTATCATAATGTTATTTGGCTTAGTTGGCAATGAAGCTGCTGGTATGGCAAGTATTAGCAAGATCGCTATGGGATCACTTGCATTTTGTTTTTGGGTGGGATTTGTCTTATTTGGGCTTGTTTTACCGCTTACAAGTGGAGCAAAGAGCTTATTTAGTAGTTGCTGTGTTGCTAGTGCAAACGGTAGTGTCTGCGTAGCAACAGATGAGATAAAAGGCAGTGTTTTAAGCGAAGTAGGTGTTTTAGTGGGTGGATTCTGCCTAAGAGTATTTATAGTATTTGGTGCCTTTTATATTTTTTAA
- the frr gene encoding ribosome recycling factor produces the protein MLNKIYTVQKEGCEKAIAALKRDFTTLRTGKVNINILDNIYIDYYGSQTALNQVATVIATDASTITITPWEKSMIKVISSAIQAANIGVNPNSDGEAVKLFFPPMTMEQRRENAKHAKAMGEKAKVSIRNVRKDANDEVKKLEKDKVVTEDESKKGQDEVQKITDNYNAKIDTLVKDKEAELLKI, from the coding sequence ATGCTAAATAAAATTTACACCGTTCAAAAAGAGGGTTGTGAAAAAGCGATAGCTGCCCTAAAACGCGACTTTACAACACTTAGAACTGGTAAGGTAAATATAAATATTTTAGATAACATCTATATTGATTACTACGGCTCACAAACTGCACTTAACCAAGTTGCAACCGTCATCGCAACTGACGCCTCTACTATCACGATAACTCCGTGGGAGAAATCCATGATAAAAGTTATCTCATCAGCTATCCAAGCCGCAAATATTGGGGTAAATCCGAACTCAGACGGAGAGGCCGTAAAACTATTTTTCCCACCGATGACTATGGAGCAACGCCGAGAAAATGCCAAACACGCAAAAGCTATGGGCGAAAAGGCAAAAGTAAGCATTCGTAACGTGCGAAAAGATGCAAATGATGAAGTTAAAAAGCTAGAAAAAGACAAAGTGGTAACAGAAGATGAGAGTAAAAAGGGACAAGATGAAGTTCAAAAGATTACTGACAACTATAACGCCAAGATAGACACACTCGTAAAAGATAAAGAGGCTGAACTACTAAAAATTTAG
- a CDS encoding effector protein produces the protein MKFKYIQDKNAEKFDFFSYEYECQKEFITLAIVKFLQKNPSCEWEFISDDKRFNSFPNFLFKHQTCISHTKFSDSTFQFRICNEGDIGSFGYRLFINLKDGKCLDFVSNDITKVDDVAMWLKGEILSDFDCISKCGWWITDEWKNMYPIVAKSDTNKFMQEILNSNYTYEMIKINERLLQCEKDGKFKDIISCMKSLD, from the coding sequence ATGAAATTTAAATATATACAAGATAAAAACGCTGAAAAATTCGACTTTTTCTCTTATGAATATGAGTGCCAAAAAGAGTTTATTACACTTGCAATAGTTAAATTTTTGCAAAAGAATCCAAGCTGTGAATGGGAATTTATAAGCGATGATAAGCGGTTTAACTCCTTTCCAAATTTTCTTTTTAAACACCAAACTTGTATCTCACATACTAAATTTAGCGATTCGACTTTTCAGTTTCGTATATGCAATGAAGGCGATATCGGTTCATTTGGATATAGACTGTTTATAAATTTAAAAGATGGTAAATGTCTTGACTTTGTCTCTAACGACATTACAAAAGTCGATGATGTGGCGATGTGGTTAAAAGGTGAGATTTTAAGCGATTTTGACTGTATCTCTAAATGCGGATGGTGGATAACTGATGAGTGGAAAAATATGTATCCCATCGTTGCTAAAAGCGACACGAACAAATTTATGCAAGAAATTTTAAACTCAAACTACACTTACGAGATGATAAAGATAAACGAGCGACTTTTACAATGCGAAAAAGATGGCAAATTTAAAGATATTATCTCGTGTATGAAATCGCTTGATTAG
- a CDS encoding TRAP transporter large permease — MTIAFLFISLFALILVGVPVAISLGASTVLTMLLFTDLDVATIPQLIFDGINKFSLMAIPMFVLAGNLLSKGGSARRIIDFAKSIVGHLPGGLPMSAIFACVIFAAVSGSSPATVVAIGSIMFVAIKEAGYPATYAVGGITTAGSLGILIPPSVVLIVYGVTAEVSIGKLFMAGVVPGLMLGAMLLLQTYLGAKRIGFKAGKPESFKERVKKFGKAFWALLIIVVVVGGIYGGIFTPTEAAGASAIYALVISLLVYRDIKVKDLWNICLDSALTTAMIFFIITNAVVFAYLLTSEQIPQIISEAMLNANIGKIGFLIIVNIMLFIMGQFMEPSSVVMIMTPLLLPIAITLGVDPIHFGILMIVNMEIGMITPPVGLNLFVASGLTGMNLKDVIVACLPWTLTLFIGLILITYIPQISLWLPNLMYGN; from the coding sequence ATGACTATAGCATTTTTATTTATATCTCTTTTTGCGTTGATACTTGTTGGCGTTCCGGTTGCCATCTCGCTTGGTGCTAGCACGGTTTTAACTATGTTGCTTTTTACTGATCTTGATGTGGCGACAATACCGCAACTAATATTTGATGGCATTAATAAATTTTCACTTATGGCGATACCGATGTTTGTGTTGGCCGGGAATTTGCTTAGCAAGGGTGGTTCGGCTAGACGTATAATCGACTTCGCTAAGTCGATAGTAGGGCATTTGCCCGGCGGTTTGCCGATGAGTGCGATATTTGCTTGTGTTATTTTTGCGGCAGTTTCTGGTAGTTCGCCAGCGACTGTTGTAGCGATAGGCTCGATAATGTTTGTGGCTATCAAAGAGGCTGGATATCCAGCTACTTATGCGGTTGGTGGCATAACTACTGCTGGATCTTTGGGAATTCTCATACCTCCTTCAGTTGTTCTTATTGTTTATGGTGTAACGGCTGAAGTAAGCATTGGTAAGCTCTTTATGGCAGGTGTTGTCCCAGGGCTTATGCTAGGAGCTATGTTATTGCTTCAGACATATTTGGGAGCAAAAAGGATCGGCTTTAAGGCTGGAAAGCCAGAGAGTTTTAAAGAACGCGTTAAAAAATTTGGTAAGGCATTTTGGGCCCTGCTTATCATAGTGGTGGTTGTAGGCGGAATTTATGGTGGAATTTTTACTCCAACAGAGGCTGCCGGAGCTAGTGCGATCTATGCACTTGTAATCTCTCTTTTAGTCTATAGAGATATAAAGGTAAAAGATCTTTGGAATATCTGCCTTGACTCGGCACTCACGACGGCGATGATATTTTTCATTATTACAAATGCTGTAGTCTTTGCATATTTGCTTACTAGTGAGCAAATACCACAGATTATATCCGAAGCCATGCTTAATGCAAATATCGGCAAGATAGGATTTCTTATTATCGTCAATATTATGCTTTTTATAATGGGGCAGTTTATGGAGCCATCAAGTGTTGTTATGATTATGACACCTTTGCTTTTGCCTATCGCCATAACACTTGGTGTAGATCCGATCCACTTTGGTATATTAATGATTGTCAATATGGAGATCGGTATGATAACGCCACCTGTTGGACTGAATTTGTTTGTCGCAAGTGGTCTAACCGGTATGAATTTAAAAGATGTCATTGTAGCTTGTTTGCCTTGGACATTGACACTATTTATCGGACTTATATTAATAACATATATCCCACAAATCTCACTTTGGCTTCCGAATTTGATGTATGGAAACTAA
- a CDS encoding TRAP transporter small permease translates to MYKFFHTLDVGVTSINKTIAVVGIAAGTLLTFVNVVMRYVFNSGFAWAGEMTNYLFIWSAFFGAAYGFKKGIHISVTILIEKFPPQLAKIYVVFSHILTMVFLLFIVVYSIQYLQILNEMDFMSVDLSIPQWIPMLVLPIAFLGASYRAGQKIIEVANTPADQVIKNAEAELVHDAVSASKD, encoded by the coding sequence ATGTATAAATTTTTTCATACATTAGACGTTGGTGTTACTAGCATCAATAAAACTATCGCCGTTGTAGGTATAGCAGCTGGAACGCTGCTAACCTTTGTAAATGTCGTGATGCGTTATGTTTTTAATAGCGGTTTTGCTTGGGCTGGAGAGATGACAAATTACCTTTTTATTTGGTCGGCATTTTTTGGTGCAGCTTATGGCTTTAAAAAAGGCATACATATAAGCGTTACGATACTTATAGAGAAATTCCCACCACAACTAGCAAAAATTTATGTCGTGTTTTCACACATTTTGACTATGGTATTTTTGCTATTTATCGTGGTTTATAGCATCCAATATCTTCAAATTTTAAATGAGATGGATTTTATGAGTGTTGATTTAAGTATTCCGCAGTGGATACCGATGCTCGTTTTACCTATTGCATTTTTAGGTGCGAGCTATAGAGCTGGTCAAAAGATCATCGAAGTGGCAAATACCCCAGCCGATCAAGTTATTAAAAACGCAGAAGCCGAGCTAGTTCACGATGCCGTATCTGCATCAAAGGATTGA
- the pyrE gene encoding orotate phosphoribosyltransferase has protein sequence MNIEKIYRDAGAYLQGHFLLSSGNHSQYYLQSAKVLEDPILAGQLADELARVIAEYGVEFDSVCSPALGGVLAGYELARATKKRFIFTERVNKIMSLRRGFEVRKGERFIICEDIITTGGSALESANIIQDLGGVVIGFAALANRGFCRIANTKADSKAECKLPIDKPLFALGNFEFEIYEPHNCPLCKDGSEAIKPGSRGN, from the coding sequence ATGAATATAGAAAAAATTTATAGAGATGCTGGAGCGTATCTACAAGGACATTTTTTATTAAGTAGTGGCAATCATTCACAATATTATCTGCAAAGTGCAAAGGTGCTTGAAGACCCTATTTTAGCAGGACAACTCGCCGATGAGTTAGCTCGTGTAATAGCCGAGTATGGCGTTGAGTTTGATAGCGTATGTTCTCCCGCACTTGGTGGAGTTTTGGCGGGATATGAGCTAGCACGTGCAACTAAGAAGCGTTTTATATTTACTGAGCGAGTGAATAAAATAATGAGTCTTAGGCGTGGATTTGAAGTGAGAAAAGGCGAGAGATTTATCATCTGCGAAGATATTATAACAACTGGTGGCTCAGCCTTAGAAAGTGCAAATATAATTCAAGATCTAGGTGGCGTTGTCATAGGATTTGCGGCACTTGCAAATAGAGGATTTTGTCGGATTGCTAACACAAAAGCTGACTCAAAAGCTGAGTGTAAGCTACCAATCGACAAGCCATTATTTGCTCTAGGGAATTTTGAGTTTGAAATTTATGAGCCACACAATTGTCCTCTTTGTAAAGATGGTAGCGAAGCGATCAAACCAGGCAGTAGAGGTAACTAA
- a CDS encoding DUF4153 domain-containing protein, whose translation MLNLSTLKATIITHKIEFLLIFVSILPLFILRSRYLDFYNSFLLFTPLFIILSYILRQKKSIYVFSLIIAIIGFCIIGYIDEKPNFYLKDIKFYALYMILSILLLAHKFIRDNEKFVKNAFDTLMAFATAFAISHICYLAIIAVLAGLEYLFDIKVFRSELSLRLYAIAVIGILPTVFFILKERYSFNIGVFLSVIIDFILSPLLIIYTAFIYIYTTNIAIFSGLPRGGVSFIVLSYLFIGFIITALNLISAKPKWQLFYRYFAPLSLVPIMLLWFGISRRVGEYGITPERFYLIAISLFATFTICFLHFKRNFSYRLVAVVAALFVIGAVFVLNAEQISLKSQKARAYAMFEKFGFLKNGEFVKEFNATNLELQYEQKFNILNDLDFINSHDNNFQKQTKSFYKAIENIDTYNSDYWRKYCFLDSSSHDLTGYKSVKFLNMYVYNQDNIKINAKRNYDINVTKHIQNVLKNNGISINNFKDLNIKSRQNKEICSEFLKVNTPDSTLIFNNIEIEYDKNLGYIAKFFEVIAILEKE comes from the coding sequence ATGCTAAATTTATCTACTCTAAAAGCCACCATAATCACACATAAAATAGAGTTTTTGCTTATATTTGTCAGCATTTTGCCACTTTTTATTTTACGCTCTCGCTATCTTGATTTTTACAACTCATTTTTGCTTTTTACACCGCTTTTTATAATCCTTAGTTATATTTTAAGGCAGAAAAAATCAATCTACGTTTTCTCACTTATTATTGCGATTATTGGCTTTTGTATAATCGGCTATATTGACGAAAAGCCAAATTTTTATCTAAAAGATATTAAATTTTATGCACTTTATATGATTTTATCTATCTTGCTTTTGGCTCATAAATTTATAAGAGATAATGAAAAATTTGTCAAAAATGCTTTTGATACACTTATGGCATTTGCCACAGCTTTTGCCATCTCGCACATTTGTTATCTGGCTATCATCGCGGTGTTAGCAGGACTTGAGTATCTTTTTGATATAAAAGTATTTAGAAGTGAGTTATCACTTCGTTTATACGCTATCGCTGTTATAGGTATCTTGCCAACTGTATTTTTTATACTAAAAGAGCGATACAGTTTTAATATAGGAGTATTTTTAAGTGTAATTATAGATTTCATACTTTCACCACTACTTATCATATACACAGCTTTCATCTACATCTACACGACAAATATTGCTATTTTTAGTGGTCTGCCACGAGGCGGAGTGAGCTTTATTGTGCTTAGTTATCTCTTTATTGGTTTTATCATAACGGCTTTAAATTTGATAAGTGCTAAGCCAAAATGGCAGCTATTTTACCGCTACTTCGCACCACTTTCGCTTGTGCCGATCATGCTTTTGTGGTTTGGTATATCTCGCCGCGTAGGTGAATACGGTATAACGCCTGAACGTTTTTATCTCATTGCCATTAGTCTTTTTGCCACTTTTACGATCTGCTTTTTGCATTTTAAAAGGAACTTTTCATATCGCTTAGTAGCTGTTGTGGCAGCTCTTTTTGTGATTGGAGCAGTCTTTGTGCTTAATGCAGAGCAAATTTCACTAAAATCACAAAAAGCACGTGCTTATGCAATGTTTGAAAAATTCGGCTTTTTAAAAAATGGCGAATTTGTTAAGGAGTTTAACGCAACAAATTTAGAGCTTCAGTACGAACAAAAATTTAATATACTTAATGATCTTGACTTTATAAATTCACACGATAATAATTTTCAAAAACAGACAAAATCGTTTTATAAAGCTATTGAAAACATTGATACATATAACTCAGACTATTGGCGTAAATATTGTTTTCTTGATAGCTCTTCACACGATCTTACTGGATATAAAAGTGTTAAATTCTTAAATATGTACGTTTACAATCAAGATAATATCAAGATAAATGCCAAGAGAAATTATGATATAAATGTAACTAAACACATTCAAAATGTTCTTAAAAATAACGGCATCTCAATAAATAATTTTAAAGATTTAAACATAAAAAGTAGGCAAAATAAGGAAATTTGTAGTGAATTTTTAAAAGTAAATACACCAGATTCGACACTTATATTTAACAATATTGAGATAGAATACGACAAAAATTTGGGCTATATAGCTAAATTTTTTGAAGTCATTGCAATACTTGAAAAAGAGTAG